The Schaalia dentiphila ATCC 17982 sequence CACCGCAGGCCACAACGCGGCGGCCGGGCTGCTTGACGGCGGAAAAGTCGACGTCCCACAGCCAGGAGAGGTCCTGGCCGTCGGGCACCTGGCCGTTGACGCCGATGACAACTTGGTCGACGCGCGGGTCGATCATCGTCATGGCTTCCTGCCATCCGGCGGGGTTCTTGGCGAGCATGAGGCGCGCACTGCGTCCGTTGACATCGTGGACGGAGTAGCGTCCCGCGACTTCGGTGACGCTGCTGACGGCCGCGGCGGCAGCAGCGGGGTCAATGCCCATCGCGACGGCGGCGGCGACAGCCTGCGCGGCATTGCCAAGGTTGGCGCGCCCGGGAAGCTTCAGCTTGAGGGGGACGCTGACGCCGTCGGGTCCACGCAGCGTCGCGCGCGGCCCCTCGGGGGCCAGCTCGATGTCCTCGAGCCACCACTGAGGCTGAGGACGGCTGCTGAGCTCAGGGAGTTCCTCGCCGTCGAAGGCGGGGATCAGGTGCCAGTCCTCACCGGAGCGGACGACGCGGCCACCGCGCGGGTATGCGGCGGAGTCTCCTCCCCAACCGGCGCCTGCGGCCACCCACACGACGTTCGGATTGTCGGCGGCGGCGGACACGATCAACGGGTCGTCGCAGTTGGCGACGACGACGGCGCCCGGGTGGGCCGAGGCCCCGTCACGCAGGCGACGCTCGACGGAGCCAATTTCGCCGACGCGGTCAAGCTGATCACGCGAGAGATTCAGGTACACGAAGACCGCCGGCTTCACGTCGGCGGCGACGGCGGGCACGTGCATCTCGTCGACCTCGAGGGCCGCTCGCGTCGCCCCCTTACCCTGCATGAGGGCCGTAATCACGCCCGAGGTCATGTTGTCACCATTGATGTTCGAAGCGACGGGTCCGGCGCTTTCGAGGGCCGCCCGCACCATACGCGTCGTCGTCGACTTTCCGTTCGTACCGGTCACGATGACGGAAGAGTAGGGGGCTGCCAGCTCCGAAAGGAACGTCGGCGAGATGCGCATGGCAACCTCACCGCCAATCATGCCGCCGGAGCCGCGCCCGAGGGCCCGGGAGGCGAAGCGGGCGGCACCGCCGGCCGCTTTGGCCACGCGCGAGCGCACCGACAGGTGATGCGAAGATTTCGTCATGCGTCCACGTTAACGCATGCGGGGCATCGGTCGCACCGCTGACGCATCTCGATCCTTTCTATCAGGACACAGACGAGGGACACCTCTCAGACCGCCTTCCTCGCGCAACACGCTGATACTCATCTGACCTGCACAGATAGTTACATATTGCATACCGACGTTATCCACGCCATCTCTGTGTGATGGCATCGATATTTCCTAACGGTCAATACCGACCGATGAGCCACCCACGAGCATCGTCCTACCGGCCCACAACATGAGCATTTTCAAGGAAAAGGCGTACCCACCAACAAACTTGCAGGTCAGAGGACATTTCCAAAAAATAGTAGCGAATCTGACGCACACATTTCACGCAGCCCCTGCACGTTTGCGCCAAGCGGTCCACACCCCAACAATCAACTATCGAAACAGGTCGTGACCTGGTAAAACTATGTTCAGCAGGTGCAAGCCTGTTGCCTGTTCCAGGCTTCGGTCGAGGATCCTGTGTGCCCCCGGATCTTCGATCGAATTACGCTGCGGGACCCATCCACTGGATGGGTCCCGCAGTCCTTTATGTCCCGATGTCCTAGTGGCGAGGGACGATCGTCCCCTCAATCACCGCGCGTGCCTTCGATCGCGGCGCAGCCGGAAGGGCCGAACGCGCCGGGGCCTGGGAGGAGGCGAGCGCCGCGAGCGCCCGCACCGGATTCCACACGGTGAGAGAGCCGCCGGAGCGGCCCTCAGACCTCGAGGAGCTATCCCACGGGCGCTGGCCTCGTCGCATCGGCATGACCTGACCGTCCGCAGACGCAGCGAACACACGGTTGCGCTTAGCTTCGGCCGCGGCGACCGCCCCACGCAGAGCGTCCCGTTCCTCTTCCAAGGCCTCGACGCGGCGCTCGAGCTCGAGGATGCGTCGGATGCCCGCCAGGTTGATACCCTCTTCCTGGCTCATCCGCTGCACGTCGCGCAGACGCTGCACGTCCCGCTTCGTATAGCGGCGACCCCGCCCCTTAGTACGGGCGGGGGTCACCAGGCCGAGACGGTCGTACTGGCGCAGGGTCTGCGGATGCATGCCCGCCAGCTCAGCCGCAACCGAGATGACAAACGTGATCGCATCGTCCGATCCCGTCTTCGCCATGGCTTACTCCTCCACGGCCTCGAACAGGGAGGCGCGGACGTCGAGGTCACCCTCGGCCTTCGCCATCTCCTTCGCGAGCTTCTTGAGGTCGCGGCTCGGCTTGGCGGGAACCTGGATGGCCACGCGGGCAATCAGGTCACCCGTCGCCTTGGAGGTCTTCACTCCCCCGCCGCGCACGCGGATCTCGGAGCCCGAGGAGGAACCTGCAGGCACCTTGACCGTGGCCGTGTTGCCGTCGATCATCGGCACGTCAACGACGGTGCCAAGGATGGCCTCGGACACGGTCACGGGCAGGGTGAGAACCAGGTCGTCACCCTCGCGCGAGAACACGGGATGCGGCTTGACCGTCACAACAACCTCAAGGTCGCCCGCGGGACCGCCATGCGTACCGGGCTTGCCGTGGCCCTTGACGCGGACCTTCTGGCCGTCCTTAATGCCCGCGGGGATGCGAACCTTGATCGGAGAGCCGCCGACCTTGATGGTCAGGGTCGCACCATTCAGGGCCTGACGGAAGGAAATGGCCAGCTTTGCGCGCACGGTCCCGCCCTTTTCAGGGGTGGGTGCCGCCTGCTGGGCGTGACCAGCGGCGCCGAAGGGCGAACCGTAGGGGTCGCCCCCAAAACGCGCGCCACCGCCGCCACCACCGAAGAGGCCGGAGAGGATGTCTTCGAAGCCACCACCGCCGGGCATGCCGGAGGTCTGGAAGCGCACGTTATGACCGCCGCCTCCGAAGCCGCCGGCACCGCCGAAAGCACCGAAGAGGTCCTCGAAGCCGCCCGCGCCGCCCGATCCGGCGGAGAAGCGTGCCCCGCCGCTAGCCATCGCGCGGATCGCGTCATAGCGCTTGCGATCCTCGTCATTGGACAGGACGGCGTAGGCCTCGCCGATTTCCTTGAACTTAGCCTCAGCGGCCTTGTCGCCCGGGTTCTGATCCGGGTGCCACTGCCGAGCCAGCTTGCGGTAGGCCTTGGTGATGGCCTTCTTATCCGCTGTCTTGTCAACTCCGAGGACCTTGTAGAAGTCCTTGGAGAACCATTCCTGTTCACTCACGCGCGTGTCACCTCTCTTTCAGTTGCGAGCGTGTCGATGTCATTCAGGGTTGTTCACCAGCACCTTCGCGGCGCGCACGACGCGTTCGCCACGGCGATAGCCGCTCGTGAGGACCTGCCCGATGACGGGATGGTCGACGTCCGGGCTGGTGGTCGCCATAAGGGCGTCGTGCAGGGCGGGATCGAAGTCGTCGCCCGGGGCGCCGTAGCGCTCCAGCTCGAAACGCGTCTTGAGCGTCTCCTCGAGCTTCGTGGCGATCGACGCGAAGGGGCCATCCTCCAGGTCGCCATGCGCGCGGGCGGCGGCGATGTCGTCGAGGACGCTGATGAGCGACTCGATGACCTCGTCCTGGCCCGCGGTCTTGTAGCCGGGGATGGCTTCCTTGGAGCGGCGCACATAGTTGGCGTACTCCTGGCCCTGGTTATACAGCTCCGCGTTGGCGCGGGCCAGCTGGTCCTCGACGCTCGCGATGCGCTCGAGGGCCTTGGCGAGGTCGGAGTCCTCGATCTGCTCCTCGAAGGCGCTCATGTCGTCGGCCGAGCCCTCGGACGAGGCCTGGGCAGCGTCATCCGCGCCGAGTGCGGTCTCGTTGTTCTCGGCCGCCTGGCCGGCCGGGGCCGACTCGAAGGAGTCGGCCCCGGCGACGTTGGCGTCTTCGTTGGGCGCCGAGAAACCGTTGGTTTCTTCGGTGCTCACTTGTTGTCCTCGTCAACGATCTCGGCGTCCACGACGTCGTCCTGCGCGGGCGCGGACTGGGCGCCGGCCTCGTCGGCCTGCTGCTTGGCGTAGATCTCCTGGCCGATCTTCATACCGGACTCGGACAGGGTCGCCGTGGCGGTCTTCACGGCCTCGATGTCGTCACCCTTGAGGGCTTCCTTGACGGCGTCGACGTCCTTCTGGACGGCCTCGCGAGTCTCCTCAGAGATCTTGTCGGCCTCGTCCTTGAGCAGCTTCTCCGTCGCGTAGACGGCCTGCTCAGCCTGGTTGCGGATGTCGGCCTCTTCGCGGCGCTTCTTATCCTCGGCGGCGTGCTCCTCGGCCTCGCTCACCATGCGGTCGATCTCCTCCTTGGACAGGGACGAACCACCGGTGATCGTCACCGACTGCTCCTTGCCGGTGCCACGATCCTTCGCGGAGACGTGAACGATGCCGTTCGCGTCGATGTCGAAGGTGACCTCGATCTGCGGCACGCCACGGGGGGCCGGGGCGATGCCGGACAGCTCGAAGGTGCCGAGCAGCTTGTTGTCACGGGCGAACTCACGCTCGCCCTGGTAGACCTGGATAAGCACGGAGGGCTGGCCGTCCTCGGCGGTGGAGAAGATCTCCGAGGCCTTGGTCGGGATGGCCGTGTTGCGATCGATGAGCTTGGTCATGACGCCACCCTTGGTCTCGATACCGAGCGACAGCGGGGTCACGTCGATGAGCAGGACATCCTTACGGTCACCCTGGATGACACCGGCCTGCAGGGCGGCGCCCACGGCGACGACCTCATCGGGGTTGACGCCCTTGTTGGGCTCGCGACCACCGGTCAGCTCCTTGACGACCTCGGTGACGGCGGGCATACGGGTGGAGCCGCCGACGAGCACGACGTGGTCGATTTCGGAGACGGTCACGCCAGCCTCAGCCATGACATCGCGGAAGGGCTTCTTGGTGCGCTCAAGCAGGTCGGAGGTGAGCTCCTCGAACTTGGCGCGCGTGAGGGACTCATCCAGGTGGATGGGGCCATCGGCGGTCATGGACAGGTACTGCAGCGAGATGTTCGTGGAGGTCGCGGAGGACAGCTCCTTCTTCGCCTGCTCAGCGGCTTCCTTGAGGCGCTGGAGAGCAACGGGATCCTTCGACAGGTCGGCGCCGGTCTTCGCCTTGACCTGGCCGATCAGCCAGTCGACGATGCGCTGATCCCAGTCGTCGCCGCCCAGGTGGTTGTCGCCGGAGGTGGCGCGCACCTGAATGGTGGAGAAGCCGTCATCGTCCTTACCCACCTCGAGGAGGGACACGTCGAACGTGCCACCACCGAGGTCGAAGACCAGGATGAGTTCGTCTTCCTTGCCCTTTTCGAGGCCGTAGGCCAGGGCCGCGGCGGTGGGCTCGTTGACGATGCGCTCGACCTTCAGGCCGGCGATCTGACCGGCGTCCTTGGTGGCCTGGCGCTGAGCGTCGTTGAAGTAGGCAGGGACGGTGATGACAGCCTCGGTGACAGGCTCGCCCAGGTAGGCCTCGGCGTCAGCCTTCAGCTTCATGAGGATGCGCGCGGAGATTTCCTGCGCGGTGTACTTCTTACCGTCGATCTCCGTGGTCCAGTCGGTGCCCATGTGGCGCTTGACGGAGGAGATGGTGCGATCAACGTTCGTGACCGCCTGACGCTTGGCGATCTCACCGACGAGAACCTCGCCGGTCTTGGAGAAGGCGACGACCGAGGGGGTCGTGCGAGCGCCTTCAGCGTTCGGAATGATGGTGGGTTCGCCGCCTTCGAGGACGGCGATAGCGGAGTTGGTGGTGCCGAGGTCGATGCCGACTGCACGTGCCATAGTGTGTGTTCCTTTCATCGGCGAGGCCGACTCCGTCTCACCGGAGCGGCTCGCATTGCTGTCTCGTGCCGGGATGATCCCGACAGACCCTTGAGTCTGATGTACTCAACTTTACGAGCAGACCTTTTATTCCGCAACCTGAAGAGACAGAACTTGAGTCACATATGCTCAGGTTTCACAATGGGCGTTATTTGCCCAGCTATGGCCGAACAACTCTCCCGGATGATACGGCGAACCCCCGGGCCCAACGGGCCCGGGGGTTCGGAGCTCGGCGCTCAGAGCGCTCAGAGCGCTCACTCAATCATTGAGCGCATCAGCGACGCGCGCGGCGCAGGGCGAGGAGTCCTCCACCCACTCCCAGCAGGGTCAGGGTCGCGAGGGACCCACCGAGCACGTCGGCACCGGTCCTGGCAAGGCTGGGACGGTCCCCACCGCCGTTGCCACCGGGGGTCTCACTCGGCGTCGGGGTCGGCGACGGAACCGGGGTGTAGGTGTTGGTCACCTCAAGAGTGGCAACCTCGCCCGCCTTGATCACGACGGGATCAATTGCGGAGGTCTGGAGAGTGAAACCATCAACCGAGGCGTCCTTCTCCGTCACCGTGCAGGTCGCACCGGCAGGAATATCGCGGGAAACCTTCGTGTCACCGGCAGCGACATCCGTAATCGAACCGGAGGTCTTGGCCGGATCGTCACAGACGTAGTCGAAGGAGAACGTCTTGTCGGCAGGAATGTCACCAACAACCTTCTTGGTCACGGCAATATTGCCGGGAGCCGGGGTGTAGGTGTTGGTAATCAGAACCGCAGCAACCTCTCCAGCCTTGACAGGAACCGGATCAACCGCAGAGCACTCGAGGATGAAACCGTCAACGGCGGCCTCAGCCTCACGCTCGGTCACGAGACACTCGGCACCATCCGGAATGTCACCCGATTCCTTGGTCTCGCCAGCGGCGACATTCAGGATCGAACCGGAGGTCTTCGCCGGATCGTTGCACACGTAGTCGAAGGAGAAGGTCTTGCCAGCAGGAATGTCGCCAACAACTTCCTTCGTCACCGAGATCTTGCCGACCTTGGGGGTGTAGGTGTTGGTCACCTCAAGGGCAGCAACCTCACCGGACTTAACCATCACAGGATCAATCGTGGAGGTCTGGAGGGTGAAGCCATCAACCGACGCATCACGCTCAGTCACGGTGCAAGTCGCACCAGCGGGAATCTCAGCAGACTCCTTCGCCTGACCGGCAACAACATCCGTGATCGAACCGGAGGTCTTCGCAGCATC is a genomic window containing:
- a CDS encoding Mur ligase family protein, which gives rise to MTKSSHHLSVRSRVAKAAGGAARFASRALGRGSGGMIGGEVAMRISPTFLSELAAPYSSVIVTGTNGKSTTTRMVRAALESAGPVASNINGDNMTSGVITALMQGKGATRAALEVDEMHVPAVAADVKPAVFVYLNLSRDQLDRVGEIGSVERRLRDGASAHPGAVVVANCDDPLIVSAAADNPNVVWVAAGAGWGGDSAAYPRGGRVVRSGEDWHLIPAFDGEELPELSSRPQPQWWLEDIELAPEGPRATLRGPDGVSVPLKLKLPGRANLGNAAQAVAAAVAMGIDPAAAAAAVSSVTEVAGRYSVHDVNGRSARLMLAKNPAGWQEAMTMIDPRVDQVVIGVNGQVPDGQDLSWLWDVDFSAVKQPGRRVVACGERGADLAVRLEYAGVHCDLVPLPIDALAACEPGRVEMLLNYTAMRDFKVLLDRKEGTR
- a CDS encoding heat shock protein transcriptional repressor HspR is translated as MAKTGSDDAITFVISVAAELAGMHPQTLRQYDRLGLVTPARTKGRGRRYTKRDVQRLRDVQRMSQEEGINLAGIRRILELERRVEALEEERDALRGAVAAAEAKRNRVFAASADGQVMPMRRGQRPWDSSSRSEGRSGGSLTVWNPVRALAALASSQAPARSALPAAPRSKARAVIEGTIVPRH
- a CDS encoding DnaJ C-terminal domain-containing protein, whose product is MSEQEWFSKDFYKVLGVDKTADKKAITKAYRKLARQWHPDQNPGDKAAEAKFKEIGEAYAVLSNDEDRKRYDAIRAMASGGARFSAGSGGAGGFEDLFGAFGGAGGFGGGGHNVRFQTSGMPGGGGFEDILSGLFGGGGGGARFGGDPYGSPFGAAGHAQQAAPTPEKGGTVRAKLAISFRQALNGATLTIKVGGSPIKVRIPAGIKDGQKVRVKGHGKPGTHGGPAGDLEVVVTVKPHPVFSREGDDLVLTLPVTVSEAILGTVVDVPMIDGNTATVKVPAGSSSGSEIRVRGGGVKTSKATGDLIARVAIQVPAKPSRDLKKLAKEMAKAEGDLDVRASLFEAVEE
- a CDS encoding nucleotide exchange factor GrpE, whose translation is MSTEETNGFSAPNEDANVAGADSFESAPAGQAAENNETALGADDAAQASSEGSADDMSAFEEQIEDSDLAKALERIASVEDQLARANAELYNQGQEYANYVRRSKEAIPGYKTAGQDEVIESLISVLDDIAAARAHGDLEDGPFASIATKLEETLKTRFELERYGAPGDDFDPALHDALMATTSPDVDHPVIGQVLTSGYRRGERVVRAAKVLVNNPE
- the dnaK gene encoding molecular chaperone DnaK, giving the protein MARAVGIDLGTTNSAIAVLEGGEPTIIPNAEGARTTPSVVAFSKTGEVLVGEIAKRQAVTNVDRTISSVKRHMGTDWTTEIDGKKYTAQEISARILMKLKADAEAYLGEPVTEAVITVPAYFNDAQRQATKDAGQIAGLKVERIVNEPTAAALAYGLEKGKEDELILVFDLGGGTFDVSLLEVGKDDDGFSTIQVRATSGDNHLGGDDWDQRIVDWLIGQVKAKTGADLSKDPVALQRLKEAAEQAKKELSSATSTNISLQYLSMTADGPIHLDESLTRAKFEELTSDLLERTKKPFRDVMAEAGVTVSEIDHVVLVGGSTRMPAVTEVVKELTGGREPNKGVNPDEVVAVGAALQAGVIQGDRKDVLLIDVTPLSLGIETKGGVMTKLIDRNTAIPTKASEIFSTAEDGQPSVLIQVYQGEREFARDNKLLGTFELSGIAPAPRGVPQIEVTFDIDANGIVHVSAKDRGTGKEQSVTITGGSSLSKEEIDRMVSEAEEHAAEDKKRREEADIRNQAEQAVYATEKLLKDEADKISEETREAVQKDVDAVKEALKGDDIEAVKTATATLSESGMKIGQEIYAKQQADEAGAQSAPAQDDVVDAEIVDEDNK